In Leptodesmis sichuanensis A121, the following are encoded in one genomic region:
- a CDS encoding energy-coupling factor transporter transmembrane component T family protein, giving the protein MDLLRSLPLGLYLEQPVTWLHRLDPRVKLAWLMTFLAAPLLANPFWRILLVVLLILLTLSARIPLRVWRQQMGWLLFLCFLMFALTAILPDGLNAKHQPRLPADELAFAQQPAQLPPAPTPNPWYNPFGWGQSKTAAPAPLPGLEAPSLPQPTDYSYVVVKRGPITITRRSLDLATRVSTLLFTLIYSTNLYLLTTAPEEVTAAIENWMEPLRRFKLPVTEISLTLTLSLRFIPLVLEEVQNLIRSVSTRAINWKKLGLRRGAQVWLMVAERLLENLLLRAEQIAGAMKVRGFTSPNQHRVEWYQFRLRIGDWIAIAGILLLWGARFIWGGTV; this is encoded by the coding sequence ATGGATCTGCTGCGATCGCTCCCGTTGGGGCTTTATCTTGAACAACCTGTTACCTGGCTCCATCGGTTGGATCCACGGGTGAAGTTGGCCTGGTTGATGACGTTTCTGGCCGCGCCGTTGCTGGCCAATCCCTTCTGGCGGATTCTGCTGGTGGTGCTCCTGATTCTGCTCACTCTCTCGGCCCGAATTCCCTTAAGGGTGTGGCGGCAGCAGATGGGCTGGCTGCTCTTTCTTTGTTTTTTGATGTTTGCCCTTACGGCCATCTTGCCGGATGGTCTGAATGCGAAACATCAACCCCGCTTACCTGCCGATGAACTGGCCTTTGCCCAACAGCCTGCACAACTGCCCCCGGCTCCAACTCCCAATCCCTGGTACAACCCATTCGGCTGGGGACAATCCAAAACCGCTGCCCCTGCTCCTTTGCCGGGACTGGAAGCTCCATCTTTGCCCCAACCCACCGACTATTCCTATGTGGTTGTTAAACGTGGGCCGATTACCATTACCCGCCGATCGCTGGATCTGGCCACTCGCGTCAGCACCCTCCTCTTTACCTTGATTTACAGCACCAACCTGTATTTATTAACAACGGCTCCAGAAGAGGTCACAGCAGCGATCGAAAATTGGATGGAACCCTTACGCCGCTTCAAGTTGCCTGTGACGGAGATTTCCCTCACCCTCACCCTCTCCCTGCGCTTCATTCCTCTAGTACTGGAAGAAGTGCAAAACCTGATTCGTTCCGTCAGTACCCGGGCGATCAACTGGAAAAAGTTGGGGCTGCGACGGGGGGCGCAGGTTTGGCTAATGGTGGCCGAGCGCTTGTTAGAAAACCTGCTCCTGCGGGCAGAACAAATTGCCGGAGCGATGAAAGTACGAGGCTTTACCAGCCCTAACCAGCATCGCGTGGAATGGTATCAATTTCGCCTGAGGATTGGGGATTGGATTGCGATCGCTGGCATCCTCCTCCTCTGGGGCGCACGCTTTATCTGGGGCGGTACGGTTTAA
- a CDS encoding Pepco domain-containing protein has translation MTDDVIYIVTEDRPEASPGEKGLLDRIGLKQVPVDPKKLEIEWNRMLRVVGKLLAQAEQQVGGESDLKLDEVTLAVEINSKGQVSLMGVGGAEASGKGAITLKFKRAESN, from the coding sequence ATGACAGATGACGTAATTTACATCGTGACTGAGGATCGTCCAGAAGCTTCACCAGGTGAAAAAGGTTTGTTAGACAGAATTGGGCTAAAGCAGGTTCCAGTTGATCCCAAAAAACTAGAAATTGAGTGGAACAGAATGCTGAGAGTGGTAGGAAAACTCTTAGCTCAAGCAGAACAGCAGGTTGGTGGCGAATCTGACCTGAAACTTGATGAAGTGACGCTGGCAGTAGAAATCAATAGCAAGGGACAAGTGAGCTTGATGGGCGTTGGTGGGGCGGAAGCGTCTGGGAAAGGCGCAATTACCTTGAAATTTAAGCGGGCAGAGTCCAACTAA
- a CDS encoding GUN4 domain-containing protein, which yields MTNWAVIVGINHYDHLAPQEHLQFAVSDAERVKRFLCEQAGFREDFVILCSDTSPSVGGFNTRPSRSNLRRILREISHHPQARGADQAWFFFSGHGLQSSRHQNYMLTCDGVPDDLEDTALSVDFVIQQLIHCQAKNTVLVLDMCRNEASSGSKGSNGLNEAQIVQQAQQNGIVTIFSCSRGGKSYELPDLQQGAFTHAFLEGLQQYTILRQLSKYLTEKVYALTKDRQPAQIPLIVSEPDWKGDLPLLPQCITNADITQLQEQANDALYDKNYAVALQCWEQVATAASNLEIRSRAIKAIKHILELQRTKQIEKERVNPSISPTHLSTNFLLPTPPNPTTKTASIPPLLSITTSNPSLEEEGRHQAAPPEVQPLSQNQPLTKNASGEQIDQNNQQQTPEKSYDERLAHYQQQYLEATRRHYPVSDSDRRNLQHLQQVLQLNPNDILVVEKRIETARRPPNMPTSQARQATTTQDNLRSERGVDYRKLRDLLQAGKWKESDQETLEVLLKVAKREKERSLSDRDIQNLPCTDLKTINQLWNKYSNGKFGFSIQQQIWQNCGAPLQDGINWENFGDLVGWRTRRWLKNEKVWISTSELSFRIESAPRGHLPRTFGLLFQTGMAGMRVFFCRFRVCKP from the coding sequence ATGACGAACTGGGCAGTTATTGTTGGTATCAATCACTACGACCATCTTGCCCCCCAAGAGCATCTACAATTTGCCGTCTCAGATGCGGAACGGGTAAAACGCTTCTTATGCGAGCAAGCAGGTTTTCGAGAGGATTTTGTAATTCTTTGTTCGGATACCTCGCCATCAGTTGGAGGCTTCAACACACGCCCCAGTCGCTCGAATCTGCGTAGAATTCTGCGCGAGATCAGTCACCATCCACAAGCAAGAGGAGCCGATCAAGCCTGGTTTTTCTTCAGTGGGCACGGGTTGCAAAGTTCCAGACATCAAAACTATATGCTGACCTGTGATGGGGTGCCTGATGACTTAGAGGACACAGCACTCTCGGTGGATTTTGTAATTCAGCAACTGATTCATTGTCAAGCAAAAAACACTGTATTGGTGCTGGATATGTGTCGGAATGAGGCTTCCAGTGGTAGCAAAGGCAGCAATGGATTGAATGAAGCTCAAATTGTGCAGCAGGCACAGCAAAACGGCATCGTTACGATATTTTCTTGCAGTCGGGGTGGAAAATCCTATGAATTGCCTGATTTGCAACAAGGTGCATTTACTCATGCTTTTTTAGAGGGATTGCAGCAGTACACGATTTTGAGACAGCTATCGAAGTATTTGACAGAAAAAGTTTATGCTTTAACCAAAGATCGACAACCAGCGCAAATTCCTCTAATTGTTTCAGAACCAGATTGGAAAGGCGATTTACCACTACTTCCACAATGCATCACAAATGCTGACATTACTCAACTTCAGGAACAGGCGAATGATGCGCTTTATGACAAAAACTACGCCGTAGCACTTCAATGTTGGGAACAGGTAGCAACGGCTGCCTCTAATTTAGAGATTAGAAGCCGCGCTATTAAAGCGATTAAACATATTCTAGAACTTCAACGAACGAAGCAAATAGAGAAAGAGCGAGTCAATCCTTCCATCTCACCTACCCATCTGTCTACCAATTTCTTGCTGCCAACTCCACCCAACCCAACAACAAAAACGGCCTCAATCCCACCTCTACTTTCTATCACCACCAGCAATCCAAGTTTAGAAGAAGAGGGGCGACACCAAGCGGCTCCGCCTGAGGTACAACCTTTATCCCAAAACCAACCACTTACCAAAAACGCTTCTGGTGAGCAAATAGACCAGAACAATCAACAGCAAACACCGGAAAAATCGTATGACGAGCGACTGGCCCATTATCAACAGCAATATCTTGAGGCTACTCGTCGTCACTATCCTGTTTCAGATAGCGATCGGCGTAATCTTCAACATCTGCAACAGGTGCTTCAACTTAATCCAAATGACATTCTTGTAGTTGAAAAAAGAATCGAAACAGCCCGCCGACCACCAAATATGCCAACCTCTCAGGCAAGACAAGCCACGACAACTCAGGATAACCTACGTTCTGAGCGGGGAGTGGACTACCGAAAGCTGCGAGATTTACTGCAAGCAGGAAAATGGAAAGAATCAGACCAGGAAACCTTGGAAGTTTTGTTGAAGGTTGCAAAACGAGAAAAAGAACGTTCACTGAGCGATCGAGATATTCAAAATCTTCCCTGTACTGATCTAAAAACCATCAATCAGTTGTGGAACAAGTACAGTAATGGAAAGTTTGGATTCAGTATCCAACAGCAAATTTGGCAAAATTGCGGTGCCCCATTACAGGACGGAATTAACTGGGAGAATTTTGGGGATTTAGTTGGTTGGAGAACAAGAAGATGGCTAAAGAATGAAAAGGTTTGGATTAGCACTTCTGAACTGTCATTTCGTATTGAGTCAGCACCCCGTGGCCATCTCCCAAGGACGTTTGGCTTATTGTTTCAGACTGGAATGGCGGGTATGCGGGTTTTCTTCTGCCGCTTTAGGGTTTGCAAGCCGTAA
- the der gene encoding ribosome biogenesis GTPase Der — MPLPVVAVIGRPNVGKSTVVNRLAGVQDAIVYDEPGVTRDRTYKRAFWQDREFLVVDTGGLVFDDDTEFLPLIREQAMAALAEASVAIFVVDGKTGLTGGDEEIASWLRQQPVPVLVAVNKCESVEQGLTQAVEFWELGLGEPYPISGIHGNGTGELLDRLITYLPPADEIEELPEIKVAIAGRPNVGKSSLLNAFVGEQRAIVSPISGTTRDAIDMVVERDGKTYRLVDTAGIRKKKNVEYGPEFFGINRAFKAIARADVVLFVIDALDGVTEQDQKLAGRIADEGRACVLVVNKWDAVEKDSHTIYEYQKEIHSRLHFVEWAEMIFVSAQTGQRVDKILDLVDAAAEQHRRRVTTAVINEVLEEAVGWHTPPTTRGGRQGKIYYGTQVSTQPPSIALFVNDPDLFNDGYRRYIERQFRKSLGFAGTPLRLFWRGKKVRDMERSVNRATRV; from the coding sequence ATGCCTCTACCTGTTGTTGCTGTAATTGGTCGCCCAAATGTGGGCAAGTCCACCGTTGTCAATCGACTGGCAGGGGTACAGGATGCCATTGTCTATGACGAACCGGGAGTGACCCGCGATCGCACCTATAAGCGTGCCTTCTGGCAAGACCGAGAATTTTTAGTGGTAGACACGGGCGGACTGGTCTTTGATGACGACACAGAATTTCTGCCCCTGATCCGCGAACAGGCGATGGCGGCTTTGGCTGAGGCCAGTGTCGCGATCTTTGTAGTAGATGGTAAAACCGGGCTGACGGGAGGAGATGAGGAAATTGCCAGTTGGTTACGGCAGCAACCTGTTCCGGTACTGGTAGCGGTCAATAAATGTGAATCGGTAGAACAAGGGTTAACTCAGGCTGTTGAGTTCTGGGAGTTGGGACTGGGCGAACCCTATCCCATCTCCGGCATTCATGGGAACGGCACGGGCGAGTTGCTCGATCGCTTGATTACCTATCTGCCTCCTGCCGATGAAATCGAAGAATTACCTGAAATCAAAGTTGCGATCGCAGGCCGCCCCAACGTTGGTAAATCCAGTTTGCTGAATGCGTTTGTGGGAGAGCAGCGAGCGATCGTCAGTCCGATTTCTGGCACCACCCGCGATGCGATCGATATGGTCGTGGAGCGAGATGGCAAGACCTATCGCTTAGTGGATACGGCTGGCATTCGCAAGAAAAAGAATGTGGAATACGGGCCAGAGTTCTTTGGCATTAACCGCGCCTTTAAAGCGATCGCCCGCGCTGATGTTGTCCTGTTCGTGATCGATGCCCTGGATGGAGTCACAGAGCAGGATCAGAAACTGGCAGGACGAATCGCGGATGAGGGACGAGCCTGTGTGCTAGTGGTGAATAAGTGGGATGCTGTGGAAAAAGATTCCCATACCATTTATGAGTACCAGAAAGAAATTCACAGTCGGCTGCACTTTGTTGAATGGGCCGAAATGATTTTTGTCAGCGCCCAGACGGGGCAACGGGTCGATAAAATTCTCGATCTGGTGGACGCTGCGGCTGAACAACATCGCCGTCGCGTGACCACCGCCGTCATTAACGAAGTCCTGGAAGAAGCCGTGGGCTGGCATACCCCACCCACCACCCGCGGCGGTCGTCAGGGGAAAATCTACTATGGCACTCAGGTCAGTACCCAACCCCCCTCGATCGCTCTTTTTGTCAACGACCCCGACCTGTTCAACGACGGCTATCGTCGCTACATTGAACGACAATTCCGCAAGTCCCTTGGCTTTGCAGGTACTCCCCTGCGACTATTCTGGCGCGGAAAAAAAGTCCGCGATATGGAACGTAGCGTCAACCGGGCAACCCGCGTGTAA